A region from the Pseudomonadota bacterium genome encodes:
- a CDS encoding integrase core domain-containing protein, with the protein MIELAALVCELVKDALHGLALCTKSHAALTAENLFLRKQLAYYQERKISPRRFNNASRYLMGLLSGWFDWKEALVVVTPKTLIGWHRAGFRLFWRWKCRRGRPRIPAELRALIRQMARDNVGWGEERIANELLLKLGIQISPRTVRKYMPKRPPGRLRADQRWLTFVQNHANAIVACDFLTVVTATFKCLYVFVVIELGRRTLIHINVTEHPTATWPLQQLREAIPADHNYKRLLHDRDSILSAGLDASVRKLGLRVLKSPYRSPLANCICERVIGTLRRECLDFLIPLTERHLLRVVREWVSYYNTARPHMSLGPGIRSPPETLPVSRTSHRHRLSENRVISACSVLGGLHHDYQFAAITT; encoded by the coding sequence TTGATTGAACTTGCTGCCCTCGTCTGCGAGCTCGTCAAGGACGCGCTACATGGTCTGGCCCTGTGCACGAAAAGTCACGCGGCGCTGACAGCGGAGAATCTATTTCTTCGCAAACAGCTGGCGTACTACCAAGAGCGCAAGATCTCTCCACGGCGTTTTAACAACGCCTCACGCTATCTTATGGGCTTGCTGTCGGGCTGGTTTGATTGGAAGGAGGCGCTGGTGGTTGTCACACCGAAAACGCTTATTGGTTGGCACCGTGCTGGGTTTCGGCTGTTCTGGCGGTGGAAATGTCGTCGTGGGCGACCCCGGATCCCTGCAGAGCTTCGCGCGCTGATCCGCCAAATGGCCCGAGACAACGTCGGTTGGGGCGAGGAGCGCATCGCGAACGAGCTCTTGCTGAAGCTTGGGATCCAGATCTCGCCGCGTACCGTACGCAAGTACATGCCTAAGCGTCCGCCGGGTCGCCTGCGAGCTGACCAACGCTGGTTGACGTTTGTACAAAACCACGCCAACGCGATCGTGGCATGTGACTTCTTGACAGTCGTCACCGCGACCTTCAAGTGCCTTTATGTTTTTGTCGTTATCGAACTCGGTAGACGGACACTGATACACATCAACGTGACCGAGCACCCCACAGCGACATGGCCATTACAACAGCTACGCGAAGCGATCCCCGCCGACCACAATTACAAACGCCTACTCCATGATCGAGACAGTATCTTATCCGCGGGTCTTGATGCGTCCGTCAGGAAACTGGGACTACGCGTTCTAAAAAGTCCTTACCGCAGCCCGTTGGCGAATTGCATTTGCGAACGCGTGATCGGAACTCTACGCCGCGAATGTCTCGATTTTCTAATTCCGCTCACCGAGCGACACTTACTTCGCGTTGTGAGAGAGTGGGTCAGTTATTACAACACCGCACGACCCCACATGTCGCTGGGTCCCGGGATCCGAAGTCCGCCGGAGACATTGCCAGTATCTCGGACATCTCACCGTCATCGGCTCTCTGAGAACCGAGTCATTTCTGCATGCTCGGTGCTGGGCGGCCTACACCACGACTATCAATTTGCAGCAATCACTACATGA
- the ltrA gene encoding group II intron reverse transcriptase/maturase: protein MTIAPIGLQDLRRKLYVKAKAEPSWRCWGLYVHMCKRETLRGAYRLAMSNNGAPGIDGVTFEAIEAAGVERFLEGLREELVQGTYCPLRPRKVEIPKGRGIRTLSIPAIRDRVVQGALKLILEPIFEADFQPGSYGYRPKRSAHEAIQRVSDAVLQGKTYVIDFDLRAYFDNVQHSIVLRQVARRVDDEQVMHLLKLILKASGRCGVPQGGVISPLISNLYLNEIDRMLERAKDATRYHRRTAIEYCRFADDLVVLVSGDEREAWLRRAVEKRLREEFAKLHVEVNEEKSRRVDLVKGERFGFLGFEFRRLRSRAGRWMPLRLPQGKRRTALLRKLKGIFRSFRSQPLGLLIQTINPILRGWVNYFAFGHSSRCFAFVRDWVEQKIRRHLGRARQRRGFGWKRWRRQWLYDEHGLFHGYRVRRAPLPIAVPVG from the coding sequence ATGACAATTGCACCTATTGGGCTGCAAGACCTGAGACGAAAGCTATACGTCAAGGCGAAGGCGGAACCGTCTTGGCGCTGTTGGGGGCTGTACGTGCATATGTGCAAGCGGGAAACGCTGCGAGGTGCCTATCGTCTAGCGATGTCGAACAACGGTGCTCCGGGGATTGACGGAGTGACCTTTGAGGCGATTGAGGCGGCAGGTGTCGAGCGTTTTCTGGAAGGACTCCGTGAGGAGCTTGTGCAAGGAACGTACTGTCCACTGCGGCCGCGGAAGGTAGAAATTCCCAAAGGGCGGGGTATTCGCACGCTCTCGATTCCTGCCATTCGTGACCGGGTGGTCCAGGGGGCATTGAAGCTCATCCTGGAGCCAATCTTCGAGGCGGACTTTCAACCCGGGTCGTATGGCTATCGGCCCAAGCGCTCGGCCCATGAAGCGATTCAACGTGTCAGCGATGCAGTACTACAAGGCAAGACCTATGTGATTGACTTTGATTTGCGGGCCTACTTCGACAATGTACAACATTCTATTGTCCTGCGGCAGGTGGCGAGGCGAGTCGATGACGAGCAGGTCATGCATCTGTTGAAGCTGATACTGAAGGCCTCGGGCCGATGCGGGGTTCCGCAAGGGGGTGTGATTTCACCGTTGATAAGCAATCTCTATCTCAACGAGATAGACAGGATGCTGGAGCGCGCCAAGGACGCCACACGCTACCATCGCCGGACAGCCATCGAGTATTGTCGTTTTGCTGACGATCTGGTGGTACTGGTCAGTGGTGATGAGCGAGAGGCATGGTTACGCCGAGCGGTGGAGAAACGCCTGCGGGAGGAGTTTGCCAAGCTGCACGTGGAAGTGAATGAAGAGAAGAGCCGGCGAGTGGACCTCGTAAAAGGTGAACGCTTTGGATTTCTTGGGTTTGAATTCCGACGTCTACGAAGTCGGGCGGGGCGGTGGATGCCATTGCGGCTACCGCAGGGGAAGAGACGCACCGCGTTGTTGCGCAAGCTCAAGGGTATCTTTCGGAGCTTTCGCTCCCAGCCTCTGGGGTTACTCATCCAAACGATTAATCCCATCTTGCGCGGTTGGGTAAACTACTTTGCGTTTGGCCATTCGAGTCGGTGCTTTGCATTTGTTCGCGACTGGGTGGAGCAGAAGATCCGGCGGCACCTGGGCCGTGCCCGACAGCGTCGTGGCTTCGGCTGGAAGCGGTGGCGTCGGCAGTGGTTGTACGATGAACACGGCTTGTTTCATGGCTACCGTGTCCGGCGTGCCCCATTACCGATAGCCGTTCCAGTAGGATAG